The Halotia branconii CENA392 region GGATAAACTCTTGGGGCAAGGGTATGTCTTTAAGAGCAACTCCTGCATCCAACAGCTTGTTAGTTGGTGCGGACACATGAATCAAGTGTCCAGCCCAGCCCAAGGAACCACAACCCAACAGCACTTGTAAGTGGTGATTTAGCATCGACTCCACGTTCTGGAACCATTCCAGTTTAGGAGCGCGCTTGTGGTAGTGGAACCAACCCGCAAATAGGAACAAAGCTGCTAGTACCAAACCGCCAATAGCGGTGCAGTACAGCTGGAATGAGTTGGTAATACCCCAGCCACGCCATACTTGAAACAAACCAGAGGTGATTTGAATGCCGTGGAAACCACCGCCAACATCACCATTTAAAATGTCTTGACCAACAATAGGCCAAACAACCTGAGCGCTGGGTCGAACGTTCAAGGGATCGGTCAACCAGGCTTCGTAGTTAGAAAACTTAGCGCCATGAAAAATCATCCCGCTCAACCAGATAGTCACTATAGCCAAGTGACCAAAGTGGGCTGCAAATATCTTGCGGGAGATGTCTTCTAAATCGCTTGTATGTGTATCAAAATCGTGGGCGAGTGCGTGCAGGTTCCAAATCCAGGTGGTGGTTTTGGGACCTCTAGCTAAAGTTCTGTCAAAATGCCCCGGTTGTGACCATTTCTCAAGGGAAGTGGGAACCGGATCATTATCGACAATTACTCTGGCCTTTTTCTCCTCTCGCTCCGGAGGACTGATTGTCATTCGACCTCCTCTCTATGATCAGGAATGAGGAATCATGAATACCACAAGGTGAACTTTAGCCGCTTTTTCCAGAAAAATTCTGGAGCAGCGATTAAGACCCTACATGGAGAGTTGTTTCTCGTTGAATTATAGAGTCTTAACTTGTACATTGTTAGACACATTTTAACAATAATTCAAAATCCCTGAAATTATTATCTGTTCTGCTTTCTAACTTTAAACTCCTGTACAAAAAGTCAATAGTTTATCCATATAATTTACAAAGAATAACAATTCGTAAAATTTATAGTTTAAATTCGATGCACCAATAGTTTTAGTTTTTGTTACCCTTACCCATCCAATATTTTGATGTTTACTAAAATAATTGTTGGTAAGAATTGTAAAAAGGATTACTATTTCCGCAATAACTCTGATATACAACCACCAAAAGCTAGAAGATCTCACCTTTTGGTCTATGGTGTCCGATAGACGGTTTAAGCAAAAATAATCTGTCAGTTGTTGAAGACTATAACTGGGTGTAAGGCATGAATTCTTGGCAAAAGAAAGTTTTAGATCAGCTCTTTCCTAAGAGTTTCACTATTTTTAGGTGGCTAATCACACTAGTCTTGATCTTAAGTTTGACCAGTTGTGGTAAAAAAGCTGTAAGCCAAGAAGTATCCCTTGGCTATGGAAAAAAGCCTCCACAAAATTCCCAAATTTCGCAGCAATTTTCCGAAGTTTCTCCACCAGATGTCCTTCAAGAATTGCGCTCAACTTTAGAAGTTTATCGACCACAAGTTACAATAGTTACACCTCAAGCTGATGAAGTTCTTTCAGAAAATACAGTTACAGTCAGCTTTCAGGTTAAAGATTTACCCATATTCAAAAACTCCCAATGGGAATTAGGCCCCCATCTCCATGTAATTCTTGATAACCAACCTTATATAGCTGTTTACGATTTAAGTCAGCCCTTGGTTTTACCAAACTTATCCCCAGGGACTCATACTCTACGCGTTTTTGCCTCTCGTCCCTGGCATGAAAGCTTTAAAAATGAAGGTGCTTACGCTGAGACAACATTTCATATTCTTACCAAAACCGACGATCATAATCCCGACCCGACTTTGCCTGTATTAACCTACAGCCGTCCTAAAGGTGACTACGGTGCAGAACCGATTCTGTTGGACTTTTATCTAACGAATGCTCCCCTGCGTCTTGTTGCTAAAGACAACCTTAACAACCAAATTGGGGACTGGCGCATTCGCTGCACAATTAATGGTGAAAGCTTTGTTCTTGACCGCTGGCAACCAATATATCTTAAAGGCTTTAAGCCTGGGAAAAACTGGGTAAAACTAGAATTTCTTGATAATCAAGGAAACCCAGTCAAAAATGTATTTAACACGACAGTTAGACTAATCAATTACCAGCCAAAAGGCAAAGATACTCTCTCAAGGATTGTCAGAGGCGAATTACAAGCTGATGAGGTGCGTGGGATTGTAGATCAAAATTACACTCAAGAAGTACCAGTACCGACTGTTGAAAAAACGCCAGAACCACAAATCATTCCTGAAACAGAAGTTCCAGAAATACCTCCAACTCAGTCAAACGATTTACCACAGTCAGAAGTAACACCTACACCAGAAGCGACTGAACTACCGCAAAAAGTAGCTCCCGAACCAGAAAAACCAAGATTTGGCAGATTTTTTAACCGCCCCCGCACTAGCACTCAACCGTCTCCTAGTGTGACTCCTACTCCTTCAGACATTTTGGAGTCACCTGCACCAGAACCACAGCCCGAAGTAACGCCTACACCTGAACCAGCAAAACCAAAATCTGACGAATTTTTTAATAATCGTCCTAGCCCTAGCGCCCAACCATCGCCTAATTTACCTCCGACATTACCTGAAATTATTGAGCCTGCTGTACCAGAACCAACTCTACAGCTACCAGAAACTCCAATAGAACCACAACCAGAGGTATCACCGACACCTGAAAGTAGCGAAGTTCCTGAAAAACAAATAACTCAACCTCAAGCCTCAAGATTTAGCAAATATTTTCAGCGTCGTCCCAGTCCAACGGTTTCACCTGTACCAGAAACTACACTCACGCCAACCCAAGTTAATAGGTAGCAGGGGAGCAGCACTTCGGCTACGCTCAGTGACCGGGAGCAGGCTACGGTGTACACACAAGTCATCTAAAACTGCCCCATTGACTAACAATGCGATTGTATTGGCTGACAGTGCCAATGTCTCGACTAACAATGCGATTGTATCGGCTGACAATGCCAATGTCTCGACTGACAATGCGATTGTATCGGCTGACAGTGCCAATGTCTCGACTAACAATGCGATTGTATCGGCTGACAATGCCAATGTCTCGACTAACAATGCGATTGTACTGGCCTGCAAAAATTAACCCACCTGACGTTACACAGCAACTCTAAAAGACTTGTGTGTACACGCTAGGTGACCAGGGGGAAAGAATTAAAGACCAATTATCTGTTTCAAATATTTCGTGAAATGGTATTACGCGCAAATTACGATTTTACGTCATTACGAGCAAAGCGTAGACGCGTTAGCAGTGAAGCAGCGCGGTCTTGGGGGTTTCCACGCCGCTTGCTACAAGTCGGGAAACCGCAAGGGCGCAGTGGCTCCCCATGAGCGACTGCTGTTACTATTAGCGTAGCGGTAGCAAGCTTGCGTTCGCGTAGCGTCTCGTAGAGAGCATCACCCAGAGGGCTTCTCGTTCGCGTAGCGTCTCCGTAAGGAGAAGAGTAGTAATTGCAAAGGCTTCGTTTTTTGTTAAGAGTACATAAGTCCTATCAGCAAAAAGTCTTGAGCCACTGTCGAAAAGCTTTGATTACGGCATTGCGACCCATCGTTTTGCTTTGTTCTAAATAGCGAGGAATTACCTCCTTCAGTGGCAAACTTGGAAATAAGGCGCTTGTTTGTGTCTCTATATACTCTCCATCTTGCAACACATTGATTTGTAAGCTTGATTGCTCAAATCGCCAAAGTTCAGGAACTCCAAGTGCTTGATAAATATCGGGATGGGTGCGAGATGTGATATCAATTTCTAGAGCCAAATCTGGGGGAGGATCAACTGTCAAGTCAAGTCGTTTTTTACCACGAATGGCTAGTTCATTTTGAATGTAGAAGCATTGGTCGGGTTCGATTCCTTTTAGCATCGACTGTTTTTTGTATGTTGTTGAGCCTAAACTTCTAAACTCAATGTCCAATTCTTCCAATAAAACTTTGATTAAATCACTAATAATTTCTTTGTCGTCTTTATGTTCAGGCAAAGGAGTTATGATTTCCAAAATTCCATTGTTATATGTAACACGAGTTGAACGATGTTCCCCTAACTCGTCTAAAATCAACTCAAATTCTTGCCAACTGACATCACGAAGCAGCACTCGTTGCCCTGGTGGAATACTCAATCGCCTTAGTTCGAGCAACATTAGTTAATCCTCCTAAGAGTTCTCATATCTTTAGCTGAAGATACTCAACTGTAAGTGTTTTGATAAAGCTTCAACAAAAGCGATCGCAGCTACAGGATTACCTATATTATCTAAGGCGGGACTGTAGCAAGCGATCGCTCCTTGATTTGGTACTATTGCTAAAAGTCCGCCGCCAATTCCAGATTTCATCGGTAAACCAATTTGAACTGCAAACTTGGCAGAAGCTTCGTAAAGTCCACAGGTTAACATCACAGCATTCACAATCTGGCGGTTTTGTAGCGATAAAGAGTCGTTGTTACAAGCTAAGAGTTTTCCTAGTGAAGCTAAATCTTCAACTCGCCCAGATAAACAGCATATCTGCTCATAAGTGTCAAGAGCTATTTCTAGATTTTTTATATGCTTAGTTTCTGCAAGATAGTTGGCGATCGCTTGGTTAGCAGCTGCACGAGACGCACGTACCGAAGCTAGCATGACTTCATCTAAATATAATTGACAACCTGCCAATTTGTTTAACCATTGACATAAATTATGGGTGCGATCGCTGGCGGTTTTTCCTGGTAATTTATCAGCAATGGTAATTGCCCCACTATTAATCATCGGGTTGCGGGGATATCCGCGATCGGCAATCAATTGATCTAAAGAATTAAAAGCAGTATCCGATGGTTCAACGCCAACCCAGTGCAAAACTGCATCTGCTCCCATATTTTCTAGCAGATACAGAAAAGAAAAAGATTTGATAATACTCATTAAGGGGAACACACAAGCTGTATCCCCCAAACTATAAGTTTGTCCTGAAACACAGCAGATGTGAGCTGCAAACCAACGAGGATTAGCTAAAGCTAATTGTGGAATGCGATCGCACACTTTTCCCTGGTCAGCCAGAGATTTAGTTTGCTGTATCCAAGTTAATAACTCGGTATTAGTTAGTCTTACAAGTGCTTTCAAAGAGGATCTGCGCTCAAACTATTTCTAGTTTACGATTACCGAACAGTTGGTTGATAGCGAACTTGCAGCGTCACAAAAGCTTCTATCCGTTGTTCTCCAGCAACAACAGATGTATTAAATGAATTTGTTGGAGCCGCTTTTTGTATCAAATCATTCATCTGCATTACAACTGGCATAGGTGGACTAGCACCGTTAATTTGAATATTGACAATTTCTTGTTGCTTTAATTCCAGAGCGCCCAAAGCTGCATCTGCTTGAGATCTAGCGTTTTTCGAGGCGGCATTGATTGCTTGTTTTTGTGCAGCAGCGATCGCTTCATCTGATGCGACTAATGTTACACCATCAATCCTTGTAGCTCCGGTTTTAACTGCTTCGTCTAACAACGAGCCAATTTTTTCTGGGGCTATTTGGAAGCGAACAAGGTTGGTTGCAGAATAGCCAGAGATTGCTTGTTTCCCGTCCTTTTGGCTGTAGCGAGGGTTAAGACTGATACTGGTCGTTTCTAACTTCGTTACATCTGGACGCGCTTTTAATAAGTCAAGCACTGCTTGCGATCGCTTGGCAAGTTCCTGTTGTACAAGTGCAGAAGTTTGGGCTTGCACCTCCACACCTAAGCTGACTCGTGCAGTTGTTTTGGGAATATCTACCATCCCTCGTCCAGAAACCACAAGTGTTTGCGATGGGAATGCCGTATTTGGTTCAACTCGGCTTTGAGCTGCTTGACAACCTACTAAACTTAAGAACCCAAAAGCCAATAATAAAAATTGCCATGTTTTTCCAGAGTTGAGTCTAAAATTTAACGAAGGAAAATAATTCATAACTGCATGAAAAATTTTGTGTGTTTCCAATGTGGCACTAGAGCAGTTGATAACTACTGACGTTACAGTTTTGGCAACATTTTAATTGAGCGATCGCATCCGAATTAATGCAAAGCTGTATTAAGTGCAAAGAATAGCCTATGACTCCTCGTGTGAGAGCGCCGGAATTACCACAAAATTACGCTTGGCTAAACACAGATAAACCCTTGTCTTTGAAACAACTTAAGGGTAGAGTCGTAATTTTGGACTTTTGGACATATTGCTGTATTAATTGTCTGCATATCCTGCCAGACTTGAAATATTTAGAACACAAATATCAAGATAGTCTTACGGTTATTGGTGTTCATTCTGCCAAGTTTGACAACGAAAAAGAAACTGAAAATATCCGTCAAGCTATTCTGCGCTACGACATTGAACATCCAGTTTTAGTGGATAGTGGTTTTCGAGTTTGGCAAGATTATACTGTGCGTGCTTGGCCTACTTTGATGGTAATTGATCCAGAAGGTTACGTGGTTGGCTACTTTTCTGGCGAAGGTAAACGTGATGCTTTAGATGAATTGATTGAAAAGCTAGTTAGCCAAC contains the following coding sequences:
- the glsA gene encoding glutaminase A, translated to MKALVRLTNTELLTWIQQTKSLADQGKVCDRIPQLALANPRWFAAHICCVSGQTYSLGDTACVFPLMSIIKSFSFLYLLENMGADAVLHWVGVEPSDTAFNSLDQLIADRGYPRNPMINSGAITIADKLPGKTASDRTHNLCQWLNKLAGCQLYLDEVMLASVRASRAAANQAIANYLAETKHIKNLEIALDTYEQICCLSGRVEDLASLGKLLACNNDSLSLQNRQIVNAVMLTCGLYEASAKFAVQIGLPMKSGIGGGLLAIVPNQGAIACYSPALDNIGNPVAAIAFVEALSKHLQLSIFS
- a CDS encoding Uma2 family endonuclease; this translates as MLLELRRLSIPPGQRVLLRDVSWQEFELILDELGEHRSTRVTYNNGILEIITPLPEHKDDKEIISDLIKVLLEELDIEFRSLGSTTYKKQSMLKGIEPDQCFYIQNELAIRGKKRLDLTVDPPPDLALEIDITSRTHPDIYQALGVPELWRFEQSSLQINVLQDGEYIETQTSALFPSLPLKEVIPRYLEQSKTMGRNAVIKAFRQWLKTFC
- a CDS encoding SIMPL domain-containing protein, giving the protein MNYFPSLNFRLNSGKTWQFLLLAFGFLSLVGCQAAQSRVEPNTAFPSQTLVVSGRGMVDIPKTTARVSLGVEVQAQTSALVQQELAKRSQAVLDLLKARPDVTKLETTSISLNPRYSQKDGKQAISGYSATNLVRFQIAPEKIGSLLDEAVKTGATRIDGVTLVASDEAIAAAQKQAINAASKNARSQADAALGALELKQQEIVNIQINGASPPMPVVMQMNDLIQKAAPTNSFNTSVVAGEQRIEAFVTLQVRYQPTVR